Sequence from the Streptosporangium brasiliense genome:
GCCGGCCTGAACGCCGTGTCGAACCGGTCCCCCTCGGCGAACGCCGAGATCATGCCGGTGCGGAACTCCTCGGGGGAGAGCGCGCCGTCGCCGCCGGCGTCGATCTCGGCCGAGAGGGTCCGCCAGATCGACTCGAAGCCCTCGACGAGCCTGCTGCCGGCGGGCGAGGTCGGCGACTCGCCGAAGCCGATCAGGATCCGGGCCCCCAGGCCGAGCAGGTCGTCGCGCTCGATCTTCCCGTCGCCGTTCACGTCCATGTGCGCGAAGGCGCGCTCCAGTTTGTGCCTGAGAAGTTCAGGGCTCATCTTGACCTCCTGGTTACGTGAAGAACTCAAGCGGTTACCGCAAGTGACGATAGCGGGGTGATTCTAGGAGCAACTCCAGGTAAGCCCTGGGAATGGTCAAGAAAGCGCAGGCCACCTGGACCACCTCGCGGGAGTCGGCGAAGCCGAGCCCGTGCCGTTCCACGACCACGGGGACCGCGCGGGCGGCGGCCCACAGCTCCTCCATCCGGTCCACGACCCGGTCGACCACCCACTGCTCGGCCGCCGCGCCGCACAGGCCCAGGGAGGCCGAGGCCGCCGCCACGTAGCCGCTCCCGGCGGCCAGGTCGTCGCACCAGGCGGTCACGTCGCCGCTCGCCTCGACGACCGCCCGCCACTGCGCGCTCTCCCGGACCGGCGCGGGCACCTCCACCCCCATGCAGGGCTCCACCAGGTCGAACAGGCACTGACCGGACCGGGCCCTGCCCAGCGCCGGATACTCCTCGACCGGCGGCGTCCGGG
This genomic interval carries:
- a CDS encoding terpene synthase family protein codes for the protein MRTGLDRPSGGATLPVPLTERLAAMAAPCPMHPSTYQIEAAVLDWSRRVGLDTEPGAGAHLLAGRAFARYGMGTATLFARWLTWTSRFREEPSALAGVLTVAGGGEPGPPLERAFADLWRICAPGMGDEWRARFLAGLTAQHAALLDTRTPPVEEYPALGRARSGQCLFDLVEPCMGVEVPAPVRESAQWRAVVEASGDVTAWCDDLAAGSGYVAAASASLGLCGAAAEQWVVDRVVDRMEELWAAARAVPVVVERHGLGFADSREVVQVACAFLTIPRAYLELLLESPRYRHLR
- a CDS encoding EF-hand domain-containing protein; the encoded protein is MSPELLRHKLERAFAHMDVNGDGKIERDDLLGLGARILIGFGESPTSPAGSRLVEGFESIWRTLSAEIDAGGDGALSPEEFRTGMISAFAEGDRFDTAFRPAAEALAALCDADGDGLVDPAGFRVLLTAFGTAHDDVDTAFDRLDRDRDGAISSGELVEAVRQYYTSADPNAAGNWLFGPL